From the Malus domestica chromosome 17, GDT2T_hap1 genome, one window contains:
- the LOC103425789 gene encoding uncharacterized protein: MRALIRVCSTREEDRHSPSSNTATCSPEMVFSGKQVFPVDYEAEVSQRLLEASLSGDLKSALECVADPFVDVNFVGAVLLKARKCELLLRDESASEVRVHYQEFKTDVTALFLAVHAGNVALVKKLLSIGADVNQKLFRGFATTAAVREGHLEILEILLKAGASQPACEEALLEASCHGHARLVDRLMASDLIRPHIAVHAIVTASCRGFADVVDTLMKCGVDASAADRMLLQSSKPALHTNVDCSALVAAVVSRQVPIIRLLLQAGVRTDVNVRLGAWSWDPATGEEFRVGAGLAEPYPITWCAVEYFEASGSVLHMLLQGLSPDTPHCGRTLLHHAILCGNAGAVRVLLSCGANVESPVKATGGTRFNPIHMAACLGLPTIVQCLTESGCDMNSKTDSGETAVMICAKYKHEECLRVLAAAGADFGLVNAAGQSVSSIARAARWSLGFQQALMCIMSDGKMPKSSNFSVFSPLMFAAQAGDIEALKAVVGLGEFDIDYQDDKGFTAVMITALKGHVEAFRFLVYAGADVKLCNESGETAITLSEISQNRDLFEKVMLEYALEKGNRYAGGFYALHCAARRGDVDAVKLLTSRGYDVNVPDGDGYTPLMLAAREGYSLMCELLISHGANLDVKNAKGETPLLLARKSGGGLKNEAERVILDELARKLVLGGARVWKHTKGGKGSPHGKEMRMVGTVGVLCWGKSNRRNVICREAEAGPSPAFRRNRRSKSDADEPGVFRVVTTKNKEVHFSCEGGVESAELWVRGIKLVTKEALSVIGAS; the protein is encoded by the exons ATGCGAGCTCTCATTCGAGTTTGCAGCACCAGAGAAGAAGACCGCCACTCTCCAAGCTCAAATACCGCCACGTGTTCGCCGGAAATGGTATTCTCCGGCAAACAGGTGTTCCCGGTGGACTACGAGGCCGAGGTTTCGCAGCGACTGCTCGAAGCCTCGCTCTCCGGCGATCTGAAATCGGCGCTGGAGTGCGTCGCCGATCCGTTCGTGGACGTTAACTTCGTCGGCGCTGTGCTCCTCAAAGCGAGGAAGTGTGAGTTGTTGCTGCGCGACGAGTCGGCGAGCGAAGTCCGCGTCCACTACCAGGAGTTCAAAACCGACGTCACGGCTCTATTCCTCGCCGTTCATGCTGGAAACGTCGCTTTGGTGAAGAAATTACTG AGCATTGGTGCTGATGTAAATCAGAAACTCTTCAGGGGCTTCGCGACAACAGCAGCAGTGAGAGAGGGCCACCTTGAGATTCTAGAGATCCTACTGAAAGCTGGAGCATCTCAACCAGCCTGTGAGGAAGCTCTATTGGAGGCAAGTTGTCATGGACATGCTAGGCTTGTTGACCGGCTTATGGCCTCTGATTTGATTCGGCCCCATATTGCCGTGCATGCTATTGTCACGGCCAGCTGCAGGGGGTTTGCTGATGTGGTGGACACTCTCATGAAG TGTGGTGTGGATGCAAGTGCCGCTGATAGGATGCTGCTTCAATCGTCTAAGCCAGCTCTTCACACTAATGTTGACTGTAGTGCACTTGTGGCTGCAGTTGTGAGTAGGCAGGTCCCAATCATACGTTTGCTGCTACAG gcCGGTGTGAGGACGGATGTCAATGTGAGGTTGGGAGCATGGTCATGGGACCCAGCTACAGGGGAAGAGTTTCGGGTTGGGGCAGGGTTGGCGGAGCCATATCCCATTACCTGGTGTGCTGTGGAGTATTTTGAAGCAAGCGGTTCTGTCTTGCACATGCTACTCCAAGGCCTTTCTCCGGATACCCCTCATTGTGGAAGAACTCTCCTGCACCACGCTATTCTATGCGGTAATGCAGGAGCTGTCCGTGTGCTCTTAAGTTGTGGTGCCAATGTAGAATCACCCGTTAAAGCAACTGGTGGTACCAGGTTTAATCCGATACACATGGCTGCCTGCCTTGGTTTGCCAACAATCGTTCAATGTTTAACTGAATCTGGATGTGATATGAACTCCAAGACTGATTCTGGCGAGACAGCTGTAATGATCTGCGCAAAATACAAGCATGAAGAATGTCTCAGAGTATTGGCGGCTGCTGGTGCTGATTTTGGCTTGGTTAATGCGGCTGGTCAGTCTGTTAGTTCGATTGCCAGGGCAGCTAGGTGGTCACTTGGTTTTCAGCAGGCGTTGATGTGTATAATGAGTGACGGAAAGATGCCCAAATCCAGCAACTTTTCTGTTTTCTCTCCCCTGATGTTTGCAGCTCAAGCCGGCGATATTGAGGCCTTGAAAGCCGTAGTTGGTTTAGGAGAATTTGACATCGATTATCAAGATGATAAAGGTTTCACGGCCGTTATGATCACTGCTTTGAAGGGGCACGTTGAAGCATTCAGGTTTCTGGTTTATGCAGGGGCTGATGTAAAACTGTGTAACGAGTCTGGTGAGACTGCAATTACTCTATCAGAAATAAGCCAAAACCGTGACCTATTTGAGAAGGTAATGCTCGAATATGCACTAGAAAAGGGCAATCGTTACGCTGGAGGGTTCTACGCTCTGCATTGTGCAGCACGCCGTGGGGATGTGGATGCAGTCAAATTGTTAACAAGTAGGGGATATGATGTGAATGTCCCTGACGGAGATGGTTACACTCCGCTCATGTTAGCGGCTAGGGAAGGTTACAGTCTCATGTGTGAACTCTTGATATCTCACGGGGCAAACTTGGATGTCAAGAATGCCAAAGGCGAAACACCGCTTTTGCTTGCGAGGAAAAGCGGCGGTGGTTTGAAAAATGAGGCAGAGCGGGTGATACTAGATGAGCTTGCTCGCAAGCTGGTGCTAGGTGGGGCGCGTGTCTGGAAGCATACGAAGGGAGGGAAAGGCAGCCCTCATGGGAAAGAGATGAGGATGGTGGGAACTGTAGGGGTGCTCTGCTGGGGGAAATCAAACCGGAGAAATGTGATATGCCGGGAGGCAGAGGCGGGGCCTAGTCCAGCCTTTAGGAGGAATCGGAGGAGCAAGAGCGATGCAGATGAACCCGGAGTGTTTAGGGTGGTGACTACCAAGAACAAGGAGGTGCATTTTTCGTGTGAAGGCGGGGTTGAAAGCGCCGAGCTTTGGGTGAGGGGTATAAAGCTTGTGACCAAGGAGGCTCTTTCAGTGATCGGAGCGTCATGA